In Arthrobacter citreus, a single genomic region encodes these proteins:
- a CDS encoding DUF2087 domain-containing protein: protein MENLDAFWNAGNKELKQGYSEEKDHYSCLLCSEKIEKGIVYQDSGVLYEAEKFMKIHIERNHNSVFDYLIKLDKKLTGLTEHQNHLLSLFYQGKSDADIQKETGIGSASTIRNHRFVLKEKERQAKLFLVLMELLKEKDQHAPNFLPLHKTAKMVDDRYNITEDEKEKSLKKYFPEGVDGPLTKFPLKEKQKLVVLREIAKRFSPNQSYTEKEINAVLTAIYHDYVILRRYLIEYGFIDRKADGSSYWLKV from the coding sequence ATGGAAAATTTAGATGCTTTTTGGAATGCTGGAAATAAAGAATTAAAACAAGGGTATAGCGAAGAGAAGGATCATTATTCATGCCTCCTTTGTAGTGAAAAAATTGAGAAAGGAATTGTTTACCAAGATTCTGGTGTTTTATATGAAGCTGAAAAGTTTATGAAAATTCATATAGAACGTAATCATAATTCTGTTTTCGACTATTTAATTAAACTTGATAAAAAGTTGACAGGATTAACTGAACATCAAAACCATCTTCTAAGTCTTTTTTACCAAGGTAAGAGTGATGCAGATATTCAAAAAGAAACCGGAATTGGCAGTGCTTCAACAATTAGGAATCATCGCTTTGTTTTAAAAGAAAAAGAGCGACAAGCGAAATTATTCCTCGTATTGATGGAGCTTTTAAAGGAAAAGGATCAGCATGCTCCAAACTTTTTGCCACTTCATAAAACGGCGAAAATGGTTGATGATCGTTATAACATTACAGAAGACGAGAAGGAAAAAAGTTTAAAGAAATATTTTCCTGAAGGCGTGGATGGCCCATTAACAAAATTTCCATTAAAGGAAAAACAAAAACTCGTAGTTTTGAGAGAAATCGCTAAAAGATTTTCACCAAATCAGTCATATACAGAAAAAGAGATAAATGCAGTACTAACAGCTATTTACCATGACTATGTCATTTTAAGAAGATATTTAATTGAGTATGGATTTATTGATCGTAAGGCAGATGGAAGTAGTTATTGGCTAAAAGTTTAG
- a CDS encoding MATE family efflux transporter — translation MIQFLIPLLLSNILQSIGQVFSMIIVGNWLGENALAAISAFFPIFFFLVSFIIGIGSGSSILIGQAYGAKFDERLKAIVGTTLTFTLILAVALAIIGNLFIKDLLKLIGTPENILNVSSHYASILFWSIPVLFIYMVYTTLMRGIGDSKTPFYFLVLSTVLNVALLPPLVFGWIGIPRLGIYGAAYASVVSTILTCIILIIYLYKTKHPLRIDSSIRKYLRMDLELLKLILKIGIPTSINMVFLSISEIAVITFVNHYGSNATASYGVVNQLLSYVQMPSICIGIAVSIFAAQSIGSNQFERLNQVIKIGLLLNYVLGGIVILLTYLFSEPILNLFLTNASTVQIANSLLMITLWGYLILGHSFILTSTMRASGAVLWPTLISIFVIWCIEVPVAYLLSHYTYLGMKGIWVGYPAAFIVGLCLNYFYYKFSWKKKRIVRLIN, via the coding sequence ATGATTCAGTTTTTAATTCCATTGCTTTTAAGTAATATTCTGCAGTCAATTGGCCAAGTTTTTAGCATGATTATAGTAGGGAATTGGCTAGGAGAAAATGCTCTAGCTGCAATTTCTGCGTTCTTTCCAATATTTTTCTTTTTGGTTTCTTTTATTATTGGAATTGGATCTGGTAGTTCAATTTTAATCGGACAGGCATATGGGGCAAAGTTTGATGAGAGGTTAAAAGCCATTGTTGGAACAACTCTTACTTTTACTTTAATTCTTGCTGTCGCTTTAGCTATTATTGGTAATCTTTTTATTAAAGATTTACTTAAATTAATAGGGACACCTGAAAATATTCTTAATGTAAGTAGTCATTATGCGTCGATTTTATTTTGGTCAATACCAGTTTTATTTATCTATATGGTTTATACGACTCTCATGAGAGGTATAGGAGATTCGAAAACTCCATTTTACTTTCTGGTATTGAGTACGGTTTTAAATGTTGCCCTTTTACCGCCTTTAGTATTTGGATGGATTGGTATTCCGAGGTTAGGAATTTACGGAGCGGCGTATGCATCAGTTGTTTCAACGATTTTAACATGTATCATTCTAATTATTTACTTATATAAAACGAAGCATCCTCTTAGGATTGATTCATCAATTAGAAAATATTTACGAATGGATTTGGAACTATTAAAATTAATTTTAAAAATTGGTATACCGACTAGTATAAATATGGTTTTTCTTTCGATTTCAGAAATCGCCGTTATTACGTTTGTTAATCATTATGGATCAAATGCTACAGCTTCATATGGGGTAGTAAATCAATTATTAAGCTATGTTCAGATGCCGTCAATCTGTATTGGTATTGCAGTATCAATTTTTGCTGCCCAGTCAATTGGTTCGAATCAGTTTGAACGATTAAACCAAGTTATTAAAATTGGATTACTACTTAACTATGTGCTAGGGGGCATAGTCATTTTATTAACCTATCTTTTCTCGGAACCGATTTTAAATTTATTCTTAACAAATGCAAGTACAGTTCAAATTGCGAATAGTTTATTAATGATCACATTATGGGGATATTTAATCCTTGGCCATTCATTTATTTTGACGTCAACAATGCGAGCAAGCGGCGCAGTTCTCTGGCCAACTCTCATTAGTATTTTCGTAATATGGTGCATTGAAGTACCAGTAGCTTATCTATTGTCTCATTACACATATCTCGGAATGAAAGGAATTTGGGTAGGATATCCGGCAGCCTTTATAGTTGGCCTTTGTCTAAACTATTTTTACTACAAATTTTCTTGGAAAAAGAAACGCATTGTCCGATTAATAAATTAA
- a CDS encoding cytochrome ubiquinol oxidase subunit I — MELDNVTLSRLLTSMTLVFHIIFATIGVGIPLMIAIAEGLGILKKDPHYSLMARRWARGYTITVAVGVVTGTCIGLQLSLLWPSFMRIAGQAISFPLFMETFAFFFEAIFLGIYLYTWDRFKKPIYHWLIILPVILGSTLSAFFITTVNAFMNTPQGFTLENGAIKTVDPIAAMFNPAAPSKTLHVIVTAYVASALILTSIAAIQLLRGMNTEYTRKGLRLAATLGLIFAILTGITGDVSAKFLAKYQPEKLAAIEWHFETQKGADFVLFGTLDDQTHEVKYEIRIPKLLSFLSFSDFNAPVIGLNEFPKDETPPLYIHYLFDIKMTFVGLIISMTFIFVVFSIKKKNWMHNKWLLRGLAMTGPVAMINIELGWMIAEVGRQPWILRGYMKVSEGATTAKGLGGMFWLFFVLYVFLGVFCTIVIRKMFIHNPPEDELQYRLKK, encoded by the coding sequence ATGGAGTTGGATAATGTCACACTCAGTAGATTACTAACAAGTATGACACTAGTATTTCACATTATTTTTGCAACGATTGGTGTTGGGATCCCATTAATGATTGCGATTGCTGAGGGTTTAGGGATATTAAAAAAAGACCCACATTATTCGTTGATGGCAAGGAGATGGGCTAGAGGCTACACCATTACTGTTGCAGTTGGAGTAGTTACCGGAACGTGTATCGGTCTACAACTATCTTTATTATGGCCGAGCTTTATGAGAATTGCAGGTCAGGCTATTAGTTTTCCGTTATTTATGGAAACATTTGCTTTCTTTTTTGAAGCAATCTTTCTTGGAATATATTTATATACATGGGATCGTTTTAAAAAGCCTATTTATCATTGGTTAATTATTTTACCAGTAATATTAGGATCGACCTTGTCAGCATTTTTTATCACTACCGTAAATGCATTTATGAATACGCCACAAGGTTTTACCTTGGAAAATGGAGCCATTAAAACGGTCGATCCAATTGCCGCGATGTTTAATCCAGCGGCACCATCAAAAACATTGCATGTAATCGTTACTGCATATGTTGCATCTGCTCTCATATTGACTTCGATTGCTGCAATTCAATTATTAAGAGGAATGAATACAGAATATACACGAAAAGGTCTACGATTAGCGGCTACATTAGGATTAATATTCGCCATTTTAACTGGAATAACAGGGGATGTCTCAGCAAAATTTCTTGCTAAATACCAACCGGAAAAGTTAGCCGCAATCGAATGGCACTTTGAAACACAGAAAGGGGCTGACTTTGTCTTATTCGGAACACTAGACGATCAGACCCATGAAGTAAAATATGAAATTCGCATTCCTAAATTATTAAGCTTTTTATCTTTTTCAGATTTCAATGCGCCAGTAATCGGTTTAAATGAATTTCCAAAAGATGAGACCCCACCTTTATACATACATTATTTATTTGATATTAAGATGACCTTTGTTGGCTTAATTATATCGATGACCTTTATTTTTGTTGTATTTTCAATTAAAAAGAAAAATTGGATGCACAATAAATGGCTATTACGTGGACTAGCAATGACCGGACCAGTAGCGATGATTAATATCGAACTAGGATGGATGATTGCTGAAGTTGGCCGTCAGCCATGGATATTAAGAGGATATATGAAGGTTTCAGAAGGGGCCACAACAGCCAAAGGACTAGGCGGAATGTTTTGGTTATTTTTTGTATTGTATGTATTTTTAGGAGTGTTTTGTACAATCGTAATTCGAAAAATGTTCATTCATAATCCACCCGAAGATGAACTTCAATATCGTTTAAAAAAATAG
- a CDS encoding GIY-YIG nuclease family protein: MSRKKELKMQYKETKVQAGIYQIRNVKNEKIFIVSTKNLKTINGKKFELEAGSCTNQALQQEWNEYGKESFVFEELEVLKEEDISPLGIKGDLKKLEEKWLEKLQPFGERGYNSFNGKGDQA, translated from the coding sequence ATGAGTAGGAAAAAAGAATTAAAAATGCAGTATAAAGAAACGAAAGTGCAAGCAGGAATATACCAAATTAGGAATGTTAAAAATGAAAAAATATTTATTGTAAGTACTAAAAATTTAAAAACAATAAATGGAAAGAAATTTGAATTAGAGGCAGGGTCTTGTACAAATCAAGCTCTTCAACAAGAATGGAATGAATATGGTAAAGAATCATTTGTTTTTGAGGAATTAGAAGTTTTGAAAGAAGAAGATATTAGTCCATTAGGTATAAAGGGCGATTTAAAGAAGCTTGAGGAAAAATGGCTAGAAAAACTGCAACCGTTCGGTGAACGAGGTTATAACTCATTTAATGGCAAGGGTGATCAAGCTTGA
- a CDS encoding polysaccharide deacetylase family protein, translating into MSIYQEKLIELLSVEQKFDRSYLHIKLLFNQEIELHWEIDNKTANLLKSKINFDENVKYNLSLNSSWYEEKGEFTSFVTKTSNHKSEKIYFSCSEEYHLQLHSIKNMKDLRILIDLPYLSITRSSSKNEKNNSKRYKLYGWITVATISLLSIILIGYKSHTCVSKSFFCGKKPAKAESVAKAQNIKVNEKQNKIEQQKQDPKKTSIKNVSQPNSQINEPDVRYAKQEPVKKPVLSLYPTTELKNVVSYSIPEGSVALTFDDGPSKYSKEFVNILKKYKVGGTFFYIGENVQRFPENVLYAYSNGYSVGSHSMHHYDFVKLSYKQQENDLIQTNNLIKNITKQDTVLFRPPYGAKNEATIQLMQKHQFKMVLWNKDTEDWKNRNTNTIIHYVKSYTESGSIILLHESKPSLDALPQIIEYLKSKNLKIVSLN; encoded by the coding sequence ATGTCAATTTACCAAGAAAAACTTATTGAGCTTTTATCCGTCGAACAAAAATTCGATAGATCGTATTTGCATATTAAACTATTATTTAATCAAGAAATTGAGCTTCATTGGGAAATTGACAACAAAACGGCTAATCTTTTGAAATCAAAAATTAATTTTGATGAGAATGTGAAGTATAATCTTTCGTTAAATAGTTCTTGGTATGAGGAAAAAGGTGAGTTTACTAGTTTTGTAACTAAAACTAGTAATCATAAAAGCGAGAAAATCTACTTTTCATGTTCAGAGGAATACCATCTCCAACTCCATTCCATAAAAAATATGAAAGATCTTAGAATACTAATCGATTTGCCTTATTTATCAATTACTCGATCAAGTTCAAAAAACGAAAAGAATAACTCGAAACGGTATAAGCTTTATGGGTGGATTACTGTTGCGACTATAAGTCTTCTTTCTATTATTTTAATAGGTTATAAGAGTCACACTTGTGTCTCAAAATCCTTTTTTTGTGGAAAAAAACCAGCAAAAGCTGAAAGTGTTGCCAAGGCACAAAACATAAAAGTTAATGAAAAACAAAACAAGATAGAGCAGCAAAAACAAGATCCAAAGAAGACTTCAATTAAAAATGTCTCTCAACCGAATTCTCAAATAAATGAACCAGACGTTAGATATGCAAAACAAGAACCCGTAAAGAAGCCCGTCCTATCACTCTACCCAACTACAGAGTTAAAAAACGTAGTAAGTTATAGCATCCCAGAAGGCAGCGTAGCACTTACATTTGATGATGGTCCATCGAAATATTCAAAGGAATTTGTTAATATATTAAAAAAATACAAGGTCGGGGGAACGTTTTTCTATATTGGGGAAAATGTTCAAAGATTCCCTGAAAATGTTCTATATGCATATTCAAACGGCTACTCAGTCGGAAGCCACTCTATGCACCATTATGACTTCGTAAAACTATCTTATAAACAACAAGAAAATGATTTAATTCAAACGAACAATCTAATCAAAAATATTACGAAGCAAGACACAGTTCTCTTTAGACCTCCATACGGAGCAAAAAACGAAGCAACTATTCAATTAATGCAAAAACATCAATTTAAAATGGTTTTATGGAATAAAGATACTGAAGACTGGAAAAACCGCAACACAAATACAATTATTCATTATGTAAAAAGCTACACCGAGTCTGGTAGCATCATTTTACTTCATGAATCCAAACCTTCTTTAGATGCTTTACCTCAAATTATTGAATATCTTAAATCAAAAAATTTAAAAATAGTTAGTTTAAATTAA
- a CDS encoding cytochrome d ubiquinol oxidase subunit II — translation MNIELLGIIVLWTFLYGYIIIASIDFGAGFFAYYGKVTKKDHLINNLISRYLSPVWEITNVFFVFFFVGIIGFFPSVAFYYGTALLIPGSISLVLLAIRGSFYAFSNYGSKENKVYLFLYGATGLLIPASLCTVLTISGGGYIFEKNGVVKFLAKNLLTSIYSWSVVIIAIISVLYISATFLTYYASKAKDDSALAILRQYALFWTVPTILSSFLVFVGLRDNNPRFYQNIINHYWWMFLLSLICFLIASTLILIKRNYGTAFIFVMLQFFFAFFGYGAAHLPYILDPYITIYNGYTNQTSGTMLVTVFLLGLLLLVPSLLFLFKLFLFDAEYIQGKK, via the coding sequence TTGAATATTGAGTTATTAGGAATAATCGTTTTATGGACATTCCTATATGGATATATCATCATTGCATCAATTGACTTCGGTGCGGGATTCTTTGCTTATTACGGAAAGGTTACGAAGAAGGATCATTTAATAAATAATTTAATTAGTAGATATTTATCACCAGTATGGGAAATTACCAACGTATTTTTTGTATTTTTCTTTGTAGGGATTATTGGATTCTTTCCAAGTGTTGCATTCTACTATGGTACAGCTTTATTAATCCCAGGTAGTATCTCACTAGTACTGTTAGCAATTAGAGGATCATTCTACGCATTTTCAAACTACGGTTCAAAGGAAAATAAAGTATATTTATTCCTATACGGAGCGACTGGCTTGTTAATACCTGCATCACTTTGCACAGTTCTAACAATCTCTGGTGGAGGATATATTTTTGAAAAAAACGGGGTCGTTAAATTTTTAGCTAAAAATTTATTAACAAGTATCTATTCATGGAGTGTTGTAATCATTGCAATCATTTCAGTTTTATATATTAGCGCAACATTTTTAACATATTACGCTAGTAAAGCAAAGGATGACAGTGCCCTAGCAATTTTACGACAATACGCCCTATTTTGGACCGTTCCAACAATCTTATCAAGCTTCCTTGTATTTGTAGGATTACGAGATAACAATCCTAGATTTTATCAAAATATCATTAACCATTATTGGTGGATGTTTTTACTTTCACTAATTTGCTTTCTGATTGCATCAACTTTAATTTTAATAAAACGAAACTACGGAACAGCATTTATCTTTGTTATGCTCCAATTCTTCTTCGCATTTTTCGGTTATGGAGCAGCACACTTGCCATATATTTTAGACCCATATATAACAATCTATAATGGCTACACAAATCAAACGTCCGGAACTATGCTAGTAACCGTATTTTTATTAGGCTTACTCCTATTAGTACCATCATTGCTATTCTTATTTAAATTATTTTTATTTGATGCCGAATATATTCAAGGTAAAAAATAG
- a CDS encoding GNAT family N-acetyltransferase, whose amino-acid sequence MESLNFKPFPKLITERLILRQMNQEDKNEIFALRSNKEMSKYISRPLVKEIDEALQYINMINEGIERNEWVLWAITLKESDQLIGTICLWNFAIEQSKGEVGYELSPELQGKGIMQEAIETVLDYGFKVLNLQTIEGDVQSGNQKSIQLLERNKFSNKGKIERESTNEENKFSYIFELTSEKFYTDAGKK is encoded by the coding sequence ATGGAGAGCCTTAATTTCAAACCATTTCCAAAATTAATCACGGAACGATTAATTTTAAGACAAATGAACCAAGAGGATAAAAATGAAATATTTGCATTGCGATCAAATAAAGAAATGTCCAAGTATATTAGCCGACCGCTCGTAAAAGAGATAGATGAAGCACTGCAATACATTAATATGATTAATGAAGGAATAGAACGTAATGAATGGGTTCTTTGGGCAATTACACTTAAAGAAAGTGATCAATTGATTGGGACAATTTGTTTGTGGAATTTTGCAATCGAACAATCAAAGGGGGAAGTCGGATACGAACTTTCACCGGAGCTTCAAGGAAAAGGAATCATGCAGGAAGCAATTGAAACAGTGCTAGATTACGGATTCAAAGTATTAAATCTACAAACAATAGAAGGCGATGTTCAGTCGGGAAATCAAAAATCTATCCAATTACTAGAGAGAAATAAATTTAGTAATAAAGGTAAAATCGAGAGAGAGTCAACAAATGAGGAAAATAAATTTTCGTACATTTTTGAACTAACAAGTGAGAAGTTTTACACTGATGCAGGGAAGAAATGA
- a CDS encoding ferritin-like domain-containing protein, whose translation MYSYQNPNSYYDYYRQLNAELERDIEKAINLKYNAINCLAQLGQQAPNDATKVVINEIREDDVRHYEAFQQVYRILTGRTIEAKITQVCGKTFKQGIEALFIGEQYDSRFYLKIADSTTNQTVKNVFNRAAIEDGIHGNWFLYFMIKTK comes from the coding sequence ATGTATTCTTATCAAAATCCAAATAGTTATTACGATTACTATAGACAGTTAAACGCTGAACTAGAAAGAGACATTGAAAAAGCGATTAACTTAAAATATAATGCAATCAATTGCCTTGCACAATTAGGACAACAAGCACCAAATGATGCTACAAAAGTAGTGATTAATGAGATTCGTGAAGATGATGTTAGACATTATGAAGCGTTTCAACAAGTTTATCGAATATTAACTGGAAGAACAATTGAAGCCAAAATTACACAAGTATGTGGGAAAACCTTTAAACAAGGAATTGAGGCCTTATTTATTGGAGAACAATACGATAGTCGCTTTTATCTAAAAATTGCCGACAGTACAACGAATCAAACTGTTAAAAATGTCTTTAATCGAGCGGCTATTGAAGACGGCATTCATGGAAATTGGTTCTTATATTTCATGATAAAAACTAAATAA
- a CDS encoding sigma-70 family RNA polymerase sigma factor, with amino-acid sequence MKGKLNLEKELVDFIINNKDDFYRLAYSYVKNSEDAVDILQDSIQKAISSKDKLKNEQSLKSWFYRIVVNTALDFLRKQKKIMVVDEETIELYSPGQDDNYTNIDLERSLESLPTKYRAVIVLRYFEDLKIEEVAEILQESPNTIKTRLYKALEILRIKMK; translated from the coding sequence ATGAAGGGGAAGTTAAACTTAGAAAAGGAACTTGTTGATTTTATTATTAATAATAAAGACGATTTTTATCGTTTAGCATATAGCTACGTTAAAAACTCAGAAGATGCGGTGGATATATTACAAGATTCTATTCAAAAAGCCATTTCCTCAAAAGATAAATTGAAAAATGAACAATCTTTAAAAAGTTGGTTTTATAGAATTGTAGTAAATACAGCATTAGATTTTTTAAGAAAACAGAAAAAAATAATGGTAGTGGATGAAGAAACGATTGAGTTATATTCTCCAGGCCAAGATGATAATTACACCAATATTGATTTAGAACGGTCATTAGAATCTTTACCAACTAAATACCGTGCTGTAATTGTCCTAAGGTATTTCGAAGACCTTAAAATCGAAGAAGTTGCAGAAATTTTACAGGAAAGTCCAAATACAATAAAGACTCGTTTATATAAAGCTTTAGAAATACTCCGGATTAAAATGAAATGA
- a CDS encoding acyltransferase family protein: MSNTNKQYRYMGGLDGLRALAVLSVIAYHLNFFWASGGFLGVSVFFVLSGYLITDLLIAEWSINNRIDLKGFWFRRAKRLLPGMFTLLLIVIAFVSLFKSSMIGNLKQDSVAAIFYYSNWWYIFHHLSYFDSYANPSLLNHFWSLAVEEQFYIIWPILTLLGLKYIKNKDRLFLFTLIGALVSAILMAILFHPGSDPSRVYYGTDTRAFSLLIGAALALVWPSRKLTNHVTKSGKILIDVVGITGLFIFLLMVGKTNQYDSFLYRGGMFLLSISAAMLIAALAHPTSKIGRFLSMRPLKWIGLRSYGIYLWQYPVIILFTPKVNAGDVSIFRALIQITLIFVLAALSYRYIEDPIRKGKLRLLLKNFLSGNINIKEFFYKHIVMISTFVLLAGIASFGLSVLPDAQGVKASSEVESVQSVSKQSAETVQNDVKNPPSTNVVDHDKVATKPVQHNESNNLSKTDENPSKTDEKPVANNTTNQNEPDQNVQKNADKNENKNEDQNSNVNTSQTPTNTNKPDVTDNQKNIFIIGDSIVINSIPQLKKTYPSLSVNAKIGRQFTEATSIIQQAKNTNSLGNIVVIELGTNGPFTGKQMSSLIDLIGKDRKILFVNTRVPRPWESFVNKTLREVSNRYPNTRVLDWHSASANHSSYFSPDGVHLKPNGAKVFASLVTNAIESWK, translated from the coding sequence ATGTCTAATACAAACAAACAATATCGTTACATGGGCGGATTAGATGGGCTTAGAGCTTTAGCGGTTTTGTCAGTAATTGCATATCACTTAAATTTCTTCTGGGCATCTGGAGGGTTCTTAGGAGTATCGGTCTTCTTCGTACTTTCAGGTTATTTAATTACTGATCTATTAATTGCAGAATGGAGTATTAATAATAGAATCGACTTAAAAGGTTTTTGGTTCCGTCGCGCCAAAAGACTTTTACCTGGGATGTTTACGTTATTACTTATTGTCATAGCATTCGTTTCATTGTTTAAATCATCTATGATCGGAAATTTAAAACAAGATTCGGTAGCTGCAATCTTTTACTACAGTAATTGGTGGTATATTTTTCATCATCTTTCGTATTTTGATTCATATGCAAACCCATCATTATTAAATCATTTTTGGTCGTTAGCAGTTGAAGAACAATTTTATATCATTTGGCCAATCCTTACTCTATTAGGTTTAAAATATATTAAAAATAAGGATCGACTGTTCTTATTTACATTAATCGGCGCCCTTGTTTCAGCAATATTAATGGCTATATTATTCCATCCAGGGAGTGATCCGAGTCGAGTATATTACGGTACTGATACGAGAGCCTTTTCATTACTAATAGGTGCAGCTTTAGCACTAGTATGGCCGAGTCGAAAGCTTACAAATCACGTTACAAAGTCTGGAAAAATTTTAATTGATGTAGTTGGAATTACAGGTTTATTTATTTTTCTACTTATGGTAGGGAAAACAAATCAATATGATAGTTTCCTATATCGTGGGGGAATGTTCCTATTATCAATTTCTGCTGCTATGCTAATTGCGGCGCTTGCACACCCTACAAGTAAGATTGGTAGATTCTTATCAATGAGACCCTTGAAATGGATTGGATTACGTTCATACGGTATATATTTATGGCAATACCCCGTAATTATATTATTTACCCCTAAAGTAAATGCAGGTGATGTTTCAATCTTTAGAGCACTTATTCAAATTACTTTAATATTTGTTCTTGCAGCACTTTCATATCGCTACATTGAAGATCCGATTCGAAAAGGCAAACTAAGATTACTTTTAAAGAACTTCCTCTCAGGAAATATTAATATAAAAGAATTTTTCTACAAACATATCGTCATGATTAGCACGTTTGTTTTATTAGCTGGAATTGCTAGCTTTGGGCTATCAGTACTTCCAGACGCTCAAGGAGTAAAAGCAAGCTCAGAGGTAGAGTCAGTTCAATCCGTATCAAAGCAATCAGCTGAAACGGTACAAAACGATGTTAAAAATCCTCCTTCAACTAACGTAGTTGATCATGATAAAGTAGCAACTAAGCCAGTTCAGCATAACGAAAGCAATAACCTATCAAAAACCGACGAAAATCCATCAAAAACTGATGAAAAGCCCGTTGCAAATAATACAACCAATCAAAATGAACCAGATCAGAATGTACAAAAGAATGCCGATAAAAATGAGAATAAGAATGAAGATCAGAATTCGAATGTAAATACTAGCCAAACTCCAACTAACACTAATAAACCTGATGTTACGGATAATCAAAAAAACATCTTTATTATTGGAGACTCGATTGTGATTAATTCGATTCCTCAGCTCAAAAAGACCTATCCTTCTTTATCAGTAAACGCTAAAATTGGTAGACAATTTACTGAAGCAACTAGCATTATTCAACAAGCTAAAAACACAAATTCGCTTGGTAATATTGTTGTCATAGAACTAGGTACAAATGGTCCATTCACTGGAAAACAAATGTCTTCTCTAATTGATTTAATTGGAAAAGATCGAAAAATTTTATTTGTAAACACGCGAGTACCTAGACCTTGGGAATCTTTCGTTAATAAAACTTTAAGAGAAGTTTCAAATAGATATCCTAATACTAGAGTTCTAGACTGGCATAGTGCTAGCGCAAATCATAGCTCATACTTTTCACCAGACGGCGTTCATTTAAAACCAAATGGTGCAAAAGTATTTGCCTCATTAGTAACAAATGCAATTGAATCGTGGAAGTAA
- a CDS encoding DUF3298 domain-containing protein, which yields MDKKLEKLRSDYKNVPIPDNLDIIVKKAIKRSMQKRYPLKSITGFVAAALFVLSINTSSSFAKTLSNVPILGNVINVLTFTEFTVNEPTYKANLKVPAVTNLKNKDLGQSLNKKYLDENRKLYEQFKKETESVKKDSGAHLGIDSGYEVKTDNEDILSIERYVVNTAASSSTTMKFDTIDKKKEILLSLPILFKDQSYVKIISENIKEQMKEQMKKDESKVYWIPEANLDYSIDAFTSIKENQNFYINNDHKLVISFDKYEVAPGYMGIVEFIIPTNILSKDLVGNHYIR from the coding sequence TTGGATAAGAAATTAGAAAAATTAAGATCGGACTACAAGAATGTCCCCATTCCTGATAACTTGGACATAATCGTTAAAAAAGCAATTAAACGCTCCATGCAAAAAAGATATCCTCTAAAATCGATTACTGGATTTGTTGCCGCAGCACTATTTGTTTTATCAATTAACACTAGTTCATCATTCGCAAAGACTTTATCAAATGTTCCAATACTTGGAAATGTTATTAATGTACTAACTTTTACTGAATTTACTGTAAATGAACCAACCTATAAAGCGAATTTAAAGGTTCCTGCTGTTACTAATTTAAAAAATAAAGATTTAGGGCAAAGCTTGAACAAAAAATACTTAGATGAAAACCGTAAGCTTTATGAACAATTCAAGAAAGAAACAGAATCAGTCAAAAAGGATTCTGGTGCGCACTTAGGAATTGACAGTGGTTATGAAGTCAAAACAGACAATGAGGATATATTGTCTATTGAACGATATGTTGTCAATACTGCTGCTTCTTCGTCAACAACTATGAAGTTTGACACGATTGATAAGAAAAAAGAAATCTTATTGTCATTACCAATCCTTTTTAAAGATCAATCATATGTAAAAATAATTAGTGAAAATATTAAAGAACAGATGAAAGAGCAGATGAAAAAGGACGAAAGTAAGGTATACTGGATACCTGAGGCAAATCTTGATTATTCAATTGATGCTTTTACAAGTATTAAAGAGAATCAAAATTTCTATATAAATAATGATCATAAATTAGTTATCTCATTTGATAAATATGAAGTAGCTCCTGGCTATATGGGTATAGTAGAATTCATTATTCCAACTAACATTCTTTCCAAAGATTTAGTCGGTAATCATTATATAAGATAG